GCAGCGCCGCATCGGCCAGGAGCGTGGCCATGCGGGCGGCGGCGTCCAGGGCGGTGCGGACCGAGCCGGCCTGCGCGATCACCGCGATCGCGTGGCTGTGGCGGTGGCGCTCGGCCCCGTCCACGGCATCGTCCTCGATGACATTTGACTCAGTTGTTTGCCTATTGACTCAGTTATCTGCCGCTTTTCAGCCGATCAGTGCCCTCG
This window of the Methylobacterium tardum genome carries:
- the gp17 gene encoding tail completion protein gp17; the encoded protein is MDGAERHRHSHAIAVIAQAGSVRTALDAAARMATLLADAALPLAGCRLVTLRVRAIKARRDARTGEARASLTVEAVTEIL